A stretch of the Desulforamulus ferrireducens genome encodes the following:
- the hrcA gene encoding heat-inducible transcriptional repressor HrcA: MKMDERKQQILLAIIKDYIDTAEPVGSRTISRRYKLGVSAATIRNEMADLEDMGFIEQPHTSAGRIPSNLGYRYYVDCLMQREKLTEAEEGAIRNSYQDKVREVGEVLNRTGRLLANLTKYTALVQTPRIGISTVKHIQLVLMNPGQAMIIVVMDTGAVNHQIVSIPENITQEDLEQISRVLNAKLQGKTMGNIRMNLIKEIYFELAKHKHILDLAIDLMQDKFISVKEDRIYLEGVFNILNQPEFHNVEKVKVLLSLLEQEDKVKEILNQNNQEIGVAIKIGRENPQQEIQDCSMITATYQIGDRILGTIGVLGPTRMDYARVVTVVESMAKNLSYTLERILKGHG, translated from the coding sequence GTGAAAATGGATGAACGTAAACAACAGATTCTGTTGGCCATCATCAAAGATTATATTGATACCGCTGAACCGGTTGGTTCGCGAACCATTTCCCGGAGATATAAACTGGGCGTAAGTGCCGCCACCATTCGCAATGAAATGGCGGACTTGGAAGATATGGGGTTTATTGAACAACCACATACCTCTGCCGGACGTATTCCTTCTAATCTTGGTTATCGCTACTATGTTGATTGCCTGATGCAACGGGAGAAACTGACCGAGGCGGAAGAGGGAGCTATCCGTAACAGTTACCAAGATAAAGTACGTGAAGTGGGTGAAGTTCTTAACCGCACCGGTAGACTATTGGCTAACCTTACCAAATATACAGCCCTGGTACAGACACCTCGCATAGGCATCAGTACAGTTAAGCATATACAACTGGTTTTAATGAACCCAGGCCAGGCCATGATTATTGTGGTGATGGATACCGGTGCTGTGAATCACCAAATTGTATCCATACCGGAAAATATTACCCAGGAAGACTTGGAACAGATATCCAGAGTGCTTAATGCCAAACTTCAAGGTAAGACCATGGGTAATATTCGCATGAACCTGATTAAGGAAATATACTTTGAACTGGCTAAACACAAACATATTTTAGACTTAGCCATCGATTTAATGCAGGACAAATTCATTTCGGTGAAGGAGGATAGAATATACCTGGAAGGGGTATTTAATATCCTCAATCAACCGGAATTTCATAATGTAGAAAAGGTGAAAGTGCTGCTTTCTCTCTTGGAACAAGAGGATAAGGTCAAAGAAATCTTAAATCAAAATAATCAAGAGATAGGTGTCGCCATAAAGATTGGTCGTGAAAATCCGCAACAGGAAATTCAGGATTGCAGCATGATTACTGCCACCTATCAGATTGGCGACAGAATCCTTGGCACCATCGGGGTGCTAGGCCCCACACGGATGGATTATGCCCGGGTGGTAACGGTGGTGGAAAGTATGGCTAAGAATCTTTCCTACACCCTTGAACGAATTCTCAAGGGTCACGGTTAG
- the hemW gene encoding radical SAM family heme chaperone HemW — translation MSIGLYIHVPFCLRKCLYCDFTSYPVQREQVQLYLQSLTAEMALYSEELTGKNKIIETIFVGGGTPTCLMPRYLAEILEQVGKYFHLPPGAEITTEANPGTVNLPDLKELKAAGFNRLSLGVQSTRQELLTLIGRIHNFSEAQQAVADARAAGFNNINLDLIFGLPTQTAAHWRQSLSEILALQPEHISCYGLQWEEGTPLTKAVEQGQLKPCAEEEELAMFEMARELLGLAGYQYYEISNFARPGFECRHNLRYWQNQTYLGLGPAAHSYLDQIRWSNVENIEEYAALLKQGNRPVADRTVLTLQEQMEETVFLGLRMIKGVNLASFEQRFQTPLLEVFGKQVSKLTEKGLLKLSNGHLKLTEKALPLANQVFAEFV, via the coding sequence ATGTCCATAGGACTCTATATTCATGTACCCTTCTGCCTGCGCAAGTGCCTTTATTGTGATTTTACCTCGTATCCGGTACAGCGGGAGCAGGTACAGCTTTACTTGCAGAGTCTAACTGCCGAGATGGCTCTCTATAGTGAAGAATTAACTGGAAAAAATAAAATTATTGAAACCATTTTTGTGGGCGGTGGTACGCCCACTTGCCTTATGCCCAGGTACTTGGCCGAAATTTTAGAACAGGTGGGAAAATATTTTCATCTCCCACCAGGGGCGGAGATTACCACCGAGGCCAACCCTGGCACGGTGAATCTCCCGGACCTTAAAGAGCTTAAAGCAGCGGGGTTTAACAGACTCAGTCTGGGAGTTCAATCCACGCGCCAAGAATTACTTACTTTAATAGGAAGGATTCATAATTTTTCAGAAGCCCAACAGGCAGTGGCAGATGCTCGTGCGGCAGGCTTTAACAATATTAATCTGGATTTAATATTTGGTTTACCCACCCAAACTGCCGCCCATTGGCGGCAGTCTTTGTCTGAAATTCTCGCTCTACAACCGGAACATATATCTTGTTACGGCTTACAATGGGAAGAGGGAACCCCCTTAACCAAAGCGGTTGAGCAGGGGCAGCTAAAGCCCTGTGCGGAGGAAGAAGAATTGGCTATGTTTGAGATGGCCAGGGAGCTTCTGGGGCTAGCAGGCTACCAATATTACGAAATTTCCAACTTTGCCCGCCCTGGCTTTGAGTGCCGTCATAATCTACGCTATTGGCAGAACCAAACCTACCTGGGTCTAGGTCCGGCAGCCCACTCCTATCTGGACCAAATCCGCTGGAGCAACGTAGAGAATATAGAAGAATATGCTGCCCTCTTAAAACAAGGAAACAGGCCGGTGGCCGACAGGACAGTATTGACCCTGCAGGAACAGATGGAAGAAACGGTTTTTTTGGGGTTAAGAATGATTAAAGGTGTAAACCTGGCCAGCTTTGAACAGAGGTTTCAAACACCTCTCCTAGAGGTTTTTGGCAAACAAGTAAGTAAATTAACCGAGAAAGGTTTACTAAAACTGTCCAACGGGCATCTTAAATTAACAGAGAAAGCATTACCACTGGCCAACCAAGTGTTTGCAGAATTTGTCTAG
- the lepA gene encoding translation elongation factor 4, producing MATPQNRIRNFCIIAHIDHGKSTLADRILEYTGALSQREMTQQVLDKMDLERERGITIKLQAVRLFYRTADGEEYQLNLIDTPGHVDFTYEVSRSLAACEGALLVVDASQGIEAQTLANVYLALENDLEIIPVINKIDLPSAEPERVKQEVEDVIGLDTSEAVLASAKTGLGIKEILEQVVSKIPPPKGEVDAPLQALIFDSHFDAYRGVIAYIRVVQGTIKPGMRIRMMATQKEFEVNEVGVFTPQMIFVDELSTGEVGFVTASMKNVQDVRVGDTITGAQNPAPEPLPGYRKVTPMVFCGLYPVDTVDYEDLRDALDKLRLNDASLIYEPETSDALGFGFRCGFLGLLHMEIIQERLEREYGLNLITTAPSVVYRVTTTKGEKLEIDNPSNLPPINKIESIEEPFVKATIMVPKDFVGTVMELCQGKRGIYSNMEYMGVNRVMLTYDIPLSEIIYDFFDQLKSRTKGYASLDYEMSGYRESDLVKLDILLNGEVLDALSCIVHRERAYTRGRGLCEKLRSLIPRQMFEIPIQAAIGNKIIARETVKAMRKDVLAKCYGGDVSRKRKLLEKQKEGKKRMKQVGNVEIPQEAFMAVLSIEE from the coding sequence ATGGCAACGCCTCAAAATCGCATCAGAAACTTTTGTATTATTGCACACATTGACCATGGAAAATCTACTTTAGCAGATAGGATATTGGAATACACCGGTGCCCTTAGTCAAAGGGAAATGACCCAACAAGTTCTGGATAAAATGGATCTGGAAAGGGAACGGGGCATCACCATTAAGTTACAAGCGGTCAGACTTTTTTATCGGACTGCGGATGGAGAAGAATATCAACTCAACCTTATTGACACCCCTGGTCACGTGGACTTTACCTATGAAGTATCACGCAGCTTAGCTGCCTGTGAAGGGGCTCTGCTGGTGGTGGATGCCTCCCAGGGTATCGAAGCGCAAACCTTGGCCAATGTTTATTTGGCTTTGGAAAATGACTTGGAAATTATTCCGGTCATCAATAAAATTGACCTTCCCAGTGCCGAGCCCGAGCGGGTGAAGCAGGAAGTGGAGGATGTTATTGGTTTAGATACTTCGGAGGCCGTTTTGGCCTCTGCTAAAACAGGCCTTGGTATTAAAGAGATCTTGGAACAGGTGGTAAGCAAAATACCGCCGCCCAAGGGAGAGGTAGATGCCCCTCTGCAGGCCTTGATCTTTGATTCGCACTTTGATGCTTACCGGGGAGTTATTGCCTATATCAGGGTTGTCCAGGGTACTATCAAACCAGGCATGCGTATCCGTATGATGGCGACGCAAAAGGAATTTGAAGTAAATGAAGTGGGTGTTTTTACCCCCCAGATGATTTTTGTTGATGAGCTGAGTACCGGTGAGGTGGGCTTTGTTACTGCCAGTATGAAAAATGTTCAGGATGTGCGGGTGGGTGATACCATTACCGGCGCGCAAAACCCGGCACCGGAACCACTGCCAGGTTATCGCAAGGTAACGCCCATGGTCTTCTGTGGTTTATATCCAGTGGATACAGTGGACTATGAAGACCTGCGAGATGCTTTGGACAAGCTGCGCCTGAACGATGCCTCCCTGATCTACGAACCGGAAACCTCCGATGCCCTGGGTTTTGGTTTCCGTTGCGGTTTCTTAGGATTACTGCACATGGAAATTATTCAGGAACGTCTGGAACGGGAGTATGGGCTTAACTTAATTACCACCGCTCCCAGTGTAGTTTATCGGGTAACCACCACCAAGGGAGAAAAGCTGGAAATTGATAACCCTTCCAACTTACCGCCCATTAATAAAATTGAATCCATTGAGGAACCCTTTGTCAAAGCTACCATTATGGTGCCCAAGGATTTTGTCGGTACAGTAATGGAGTTATGTCAAGGAAAACGCGGCATTTATAGCAACATGGAATATATGGGTGTTAACCGGGTGATGTTGACCTACGACATACCTTTATCCGAAATTATTTACGACTTTTTTGATCAGCTGAAATCCCGTACCAAGGGTTATGCTTCCCTGGACTATGAGATGAGTGGCTACCGGGAGTCGGATCTGGTTAAACTCGATATTCTGCTTAATGGCGAAGTGCTGGATGCCCTGTCCTGTATTGTCCACCGTGAAAGGGCCTATACCAGAGGCCGGGGTCTTTGCGAAAAACTGCGTTCCCTCATCCCTCGGCAAATGTTTGAAATTCCTATTCAGGCGGCCATTGGTAACAAAATCATTGCCCGGGAAACAGTTAAGGCCATGCGCAAGGATGTCTTAGCCAAGTGCTATGGTGGTGATGTCTCTCGTAAGAGAAAGTTGTTGGAGAAACAAAAAGAAGGTAAAAAGCGTATGAAACAGGTGGGCAATGTGGAAATACCACAGGAAGCCTTTATGGCAGTATTAAGTATTGAGGAATAG
- the spoIIP gene encoding stage II sporulation protein P gives MPALSWQDTPEEMESPRQAMISWITGVIGIDSSPAGILAAQIPLLGQVRSPALPVIEVTQAPVDEEKEAMDVLVGIYNTHTGETYAPTDGTDRLDGQRGGVVKVSQAIQEELEKKHSLRVARSETIHDLRYATSYLESEKTAKEMVTDHPQLLALLDIHRDAGRSREESLVEIKGQKVAPILIIIGSDARRPFPNWQQNYAFACRLAAKMDELYPGLCLGVRVKEGRYNQYLHPGAILVEVGTVNNTLEEAIASGKMLAEALALLLREEIKAKESLPATEEKQENQAEQRELEDETANGLVINV, from the coding sequence ATGCCAGCCTTGTCCTGGCAGGATACTCCGGAGGAAATGGAAAGTCCCAGACAGGCTATGATCTCCTGGATAACCGGTGTCATTGGTATTGATAGTTCGCCTGCGGGGATTTTGGCAGCCCAAATACCGCTGCTGGGGCAGGTAAGATCCCCGGCTTTGCCAGTAATTGAGGTGACTCAAGCACCGGTGGATGAGGAAAAAGAGGCTATGGATGTGTTGGTTGGTATCTACAATACCCACACCGGGGAGACCTATGCCCCAACCGATGGCACTGACCGCTTGGATGGACAAAGGGGCGGTGTTGTTAAGGTTTCCCAGGCCATCCAGGAGGAACTGGAAAAAAAGCACTCACTGCGGGTGGCACGCTCGGAGACCATCCATGATCTTCGCTACGCCACCTCCTATTTGGAATCTGAAAAGACCGCCAAGGAAATGGTGACGGACCATCCCCAACTGCTGGCCTTGCTGGATATTCACCGAGATGCCGGGCGCAGTCGGGAAGAAAGCCTGGTCGAGATTAAGGGACAAAAGGTTGCCCCTATTCTAATTATCATCGGGTCGGATGCCCGGCGCCCTTTTCCCAACTGGCAACAAAATTACGCCTTTGCCTGTCGACTGGCGGCTAAAATGGATGAACTATATCCCGGTTTATGCCTGGGGGTTAGGGTTAAGGAAGGTCGCTATAACCAATATTTACACCCCGGTGCTATTTTGGTGGAGGTCGGTACCGTCAACAACACTTTGGAGGAAGCTATCGCCAGTGGCAAAATGCTGGCAGAGGCCCTGGCCCTACTGCTGAGAGAAGAAATAAAGGCTAAGGAAAGTCTGCCAGCTACAGAGGAAAAGCAAGAAAATCAAGCGGAACAAAGGGAACTTGAGGATGAAACAGCAAATGGTCTGGTAATAAATGTATAG
- a CDS encoding phage holin family protein, whose product MVVRFIVSALVLIVVSWLSPGFVVKGGFIGALIAAVVIAILGYIAESLLGDRVSPQRRGLVGFITAAVVIYLAQFIVPNLLNVSIFGALISAFVIGLIDAFVPTVVR is encoded by the coding sequence ATGGTGGTCAGATTCATTGTTTCTGCACTGGTGTTAATTGTGGTGAGTTGGCTTTCACCTGGCTTTGTAGTTAAAGGTGGTTTTATCGGGGCACTCATTGCCGCGGTTGTTATTGCTATCCTGGGCTACATAGCCGAGAGTCTGCTGGGTGACAGGGTTTCGCCCCAAAGACGTGGACTGGTTGGTTTTATTACCGCAGCTGTAGTGATTTACCTGGCTCAGTTTATTGTTCCCAATCTGCTTAATGTGAGTATTTTTGGTGCCTTAATCTCGGCCTTTGTGATTGGACTTATTGATGCTTTTGTACCCACTGTTGTAAGATAA
- the rpsT gene encoding 30S ribosomal protein S20: MPNIKSAIKRVEIARKRTIRNASIKSAVKTAIRKFEVALKGESREVAEATLRKALVALDKAVTKGVLHKNAAARKKSRLTKRFNKAG, from the coding sequence TTGCCTAATATTAAGTCTGCCATTAAGCGGGTCGAAATCGCAAGAAAGCGTACCATTCGTAATGCAAGCATTAAATCCGCTGTTAAAACTGCCATTCGCAAATTTGAAGTAGCTTTAAAAGGTGAAAGCCGTGAAGTGGCCGAGGCAACTCTTCGTAAAGCGTTGGTTGCTTTAGATAAAGCAGTTACCAAGGGCGTTTTACATAAAAATGCCGCTGCCAGAAAGAAATCTCGCCTTACCAAGAGATTTAACAAAGCTGGCTAA
- the holA gene encoding DNA polymerase III subunit delta: protein MEYYKGLMNSLARGVVSPVYLFYGEETYLKEKAVAKFREVLLPQAADFNLDILDGETSQLTSVVALAENLPFMAERRLVIVKDAPWFAGKGKSGEQSGEEEKTVGQEEVLIKYLSNPAPTTCLIFLAGNSVDRRKKIFKAITAAGTAIEFKALKAAEMVAWVTQILKAAGKQIEPAAARALVEANGKLGLLNLQQEVDKLLCYLGERSLVELSDVQQVAVNNIEQNIFNVVDAVVAGQTGKALSGIRELLALKEQPPKILALLARQFRITLQVAALAKAGYTEREMASQLGLPDFAVKKALQQSRRSGSKKLRWALQQLAELDAQMKKGQQEFPSAIENVLIKYSMNR from the coding sequence ATGGAATATTACAAGGGTCTAATGAACAGCTTGGCCAGGGGAGTGGTGTCTCCTGTCTATTTGTTCTATGGTGAAGAAACATACTTGAAGGAAAAGGCAGTGGCCAAGTTTAGAGAGGTGCTATTACCCCAAGCTGCGGACTTTAACCTGGATATCTTGGATGGCGAAACCTCCCAGTTAACCTCGGTGGTGGCCCTGGCAGAAAATTTGCCCTTTATGGCGGAACGCCGGTTGGTTATTGTTAAAGACGCTCCTTGGTTTGCGGGTAAAGGTAAGAGCGGAGAGCAGTCAGGGGAGGAAGAAAAAACCGTCGGTCAGGAAGAAGTGCTCATTAAGTATCTCAGTAATCCTGCACCCACCACCTGCCTGATCTTTCTGGCGGGTAACTCTGTGGATCGCCGTAAAAAGATTTTCAAGGCAATAACTGCCGCAGGTACGGCCATTGAGTTTAAGGCTTTAAAAGCAGCGGAAATGGTTGCCTGGGTAACTCAAATATTAAAGGCTGCCGGGAAACAAATTGAACCGGCAGCTGCCAGGGCTTTGGTGGAAGCTAATGGAAAATTAGGATTATTAAACCTGCAGCAGGAAGTGGATAAATTATTATGCTATCTAGGGGAGCGAAGCTTGGTAGAGCTCTCGGATGTACAGCAAGTGGCAGTGAACAATATCGAACAAAATATTTTCAACGTAGTGGATGCGGTTGTTGCCGGCCAGACCGGCAAAGCTTTAAGCGGTATCAGGGAATTATTGGCCCTCAAGGAACAACCGCCCAAAATACTAGCTTTACTGGCTCGCCAGTTTCGTATTACTTTGCAAGTGGCTGCCTTGGCCAAAGCAGGTTATACTGAAAGGGAGATGGCCAGTCAACTGGGTCTCCCTGACTTTGCCGTCAAAAAGGCCTTACAACAGTCCCGCCGCAGTGGCAGCAAAAAGCTCCGTTGGGCCTTGCAACAACTGGCTGAGTTGGATGCCCAGATGAAAAAGGGCCAACAGGAATTTCCGTCGGCCATTGAAAATGTGTTAATCAAATATAGTATGAATCGGTAA
- a CDS encoding MTH1187 family thiamine-binding protein — protein sequence MAIVEVTVIPLGTDSTSLSSFVAGCVKILQQSGVQYQLTPMGTIIEGELASLLELVRQMHEQPFLAGASRVTTTIRIDDRRDKTATMQSKVAAVENKLISAGGTE from the coding sequence GTGGCCATAGTAGAAGTGACCGTGATTCCACTGGGGACAGACTCCACCAGTTTAAGCAGTTTTGTGGCCGGCTGTGTTAAGATTTTGCAGCAGTCAGGCGTTCAGTATCAACTAACCCCCATGGGTACCATTATTGAAGGGGAATTGGCAAGCCTTCTGGAATTGGTGCGGCAAATGCACGAACAACCCTTTTTGGCCGGTGCATCTCGGGTTACCACAACCATTCGCATTGATGACCGCAGGGACAAAACAGCCACCATGCAGAGTAAAGTGGCAGCGGTAGAGAATAAACTAATTTCAGCAGGCGGCACAGAATAA
- a CDS encoding DUF1444 family protein produces the protein MNRQAFLKLVTEYILTSVPQALIYYLDNFAIRMKKGDYWIDLSLENFYRGFCRQTPLLRQQYVAEVLAPFIKDLKRESGVNHQDVKDNLQRVYPIIVGAQEAREIATTKLAEGLFVAYVLDEGMRIFFLDEPTVKKLDVSLARIHQIALDNFLRDLVRPLQLFDEQRGIYGFNYGDTYDSSRLLSLVLAPGQHGLSTNRPLPVMIPNRDVVLLCYSLEESYLRQALMIGRSSFLNNPYPVSGKVYQLYQGTVLPVTLAW, from the coding sequence ATGAATCGCCAGGCTTTTCTTAAGCTTGTTACTGAATACATTTTAACATCGGTTCCTCAAGCACTAATTTATTACCTAGATAACTTTGCCATTCGCATGAAGAAGGGAGATTACTGGATTGATTTGTCCTTGGAAAATTTCTACCGCGGCTTCTGTCGTCAGACTCCCCTCTTGCGCCAGCAGTATGTTGCAGAGGTTTTGGCACCCTTTATTAAGGATTTAAAAAGGGAGAGTGGAGTTAATCACCAGGATGTCAAAGACAATCTACAACGGGTTTACCCTATCATTGTTGGGGCACAGGAGGCCAGGGAAATTGCCACCACCAAGCTGGCCGAAGGTCTTTTTGTGGCTTATGTTTTAGATGAGGGCATGCGGATCTTTTTTCTTGATGAACCTACTGTTAAGAAGTTGGATGTTTCCCTGGCAAGAATTCATCAAATTGCCTTGGATAATTTCTTGCGGGATCTAGTCAGACCCTTACAACTATTTGATGAACAGCGGGGCATCTATGGGTTTAACTACGGTGATACATACGATTCCAGCCGTCTGCTATCCCTTGTGCTAGCCCCCGGACAGCATGGCTTGTCCACTAACCGTCCTTTGCCTGTCATGATCCCCAACCGTGACGTGGTATTGCTGTGTTACAGCTTGGAGGAAAGTTACCTTCGGCAAGCCCTGATGATTGGTCGCAGCAGCTTTCTCAATAATCCTTATCCCGTTAGCGGTAAAGTTTATCAATTGTATCAAGGGACTGTGCTACCAGTCACCCTGGCCTGGTAA
- a CDS encoding DNA internalization-related competence protein ComEC/Rec2 has product MNRPLLILILAFILGIIIGTTYQIDIILAMGITVVACGLAIIGIMRTWRHNPWVLFCVFLCLGTLWTSLAIAKANSPVTTLAGKTILVVGEVLERPDVRPDGVFYKLGLSKVTVEGTTKEISGVLRVKVAGKGKVFHYGDILQMKGYLSLPEPPGNPGAFDYRTWLQRQGIAATLSVKDAKEIKLLGRSGHVIIRSAYNIRDHLENIFDRTMSQTGASVLKGIFFGTRGEIPADVQLAFQESGLVHILSVSGYHVGLIAAMVLALLRIIKLPRRFTLWVALPLLLFYAVMTGMGPAVMRATLMASLLLLAHHLGRWQDWPTTLAAAAGIILFFYPLDLFDIGFQLSFVATWGLLYLTPKLNKLLPHMPLSLAVLITVPLAAQLATWPLVVFYFNLVSPVAILANLITAHLVALVMLFGGLGMLAGICYLPWAKFINTATELLTSCFLGLVQMSVSLPGAAWYIPAPPLWLIALYYVFLVAICQLANQPQWQKSLRAGLTVLINYLARVKLVFGGCILLLLMAVWLLWPVNNQLELHFIDVGQGDSTLIITPAQRTILVDAGGWQDELITGQGAGTNRVVPYLHRLGINSLDVLVITHPHTDHAGGARAVLKAFPVKLVVLSPYGFGVGDEVDDGYEILLREMKEQGIAHSTAVAGDQLKVDGLVNIKFLSPAQKYDHTRSDANNSSLVFRLDYLQRSALYTGDIEEEAERDLVQNNALTPIEVLKVPHHGSGYFYHGFFAQLKPKIAVISAGAGNRFGHPAPKTLEELQGLGSRVYRTDQQGAIVLTTDGETWRVKTGK; this is encoded by the coding sequence ATGAACAGACCCCTGCTAATTCTGATTCTGGCCTTTATTTTAGGCATTATCATAGGTACAACCTATCAAATAGATATAATACTTGCCATGGGCATAACTGTTGTTGCCTGTGGCCTAGCTATCATTGGCATCATGAGGACCTGGCGGCATAACCCGTGGGTCCTTTTTTGTGTTTTTCTTTGCCTGGGAACATTATGGACAAGCCTAGCCATAGCCAAGGCCAATTCGCCAGTGACAACCTTGGCGGGTAAAACGATTCTGGTGGTTGGTGAGGTGCTGGAACGTCCGGATGTGCGACCGGATGGAGTATTTTACAAACTTGGCCTGTCTAAGGTTACCGTAGAAGGGACCACTAAGGAGATAAGCGGGGTTTTACGGGTTAAGGTAGCAGGTAAAGGGAAGGTTTTTCATTATGGGGATATTCTCCAGATGAAAGGCTACTTATCCTTACCCGAACCTCCAGGAAATCCCGGGGCTTTTGATTACCGAACTTGGTTACAACGTCAGGGTATTGCCGCTACCCTGAGCGTTAAGGATGCCAAGGAGATTAAATTATTGGGCCGCTCCGGCCATGTAATCATCCGCAGCGCCTATAATATTCGGGATCATTTGGAAAATATTTTTGATCGTACCATGAGCCAGACCGGTGCTTCGGTGTTAAAAGGCATTTTTTTTGGCACCAGGGGGGAGATCCCTGCGGATGTACAATTAGCCTTCCAAGAATCGGGTCTGGTACACATCCTGAGCGTATCAGGGTATCATGTGGGGCTTATTGCTGCCATGGTACTGGCCTTACTAAGGATAATAAAATTACCCCGTAGGTTTACACTCTGGGTGGCCCTGCCGCTACTGCTTTTTTATGCCGTCATGACAGGTATGGGGCCGGCTGTTATGCGGGCCACCCTCATGGCTAGCCTGTTACTGCTCGCCCATCACCTGGGTCGCTGGCAAGACTGGCCCACCACCCTGGCCGCTGCCGCAGGCATCATTCTTTTCTTCTATCCCCTGGATTTATTTGATATTGGTTTTCAACTTTCCTTTGTTGCCACCTGGGGCCTGCTATATTTAACCCCGAAATTAAATAAACTGCTACCACACATGCCCCTCTCTCTGGCGGTGTTAATAACAGTACCCCTGGCTGCGCAATTAGCCACCTGGCCTTTGGTAGTGTTTTATTTTAATTTGGTGTCCCCGGTAGCCATTTTGGCCAATCTTATCACTGCCCATCTGGTGGCGCTGGTGATGTTGTTCGGTGGTCTGGGTATGCTGGCCGGCATCTGCTACCTGCCATGGGCGAAGTTCATTAATACAGCCACAGAGTTATTGACCTCTTGTTTCCTTGGACTGGTACAAATGAGTGTCTCGCTACCCGGGGCGGCCTGGTATATTCCGGCACCTCCCCTATGGCTCATAGCCCTTTATTATGTTTTCTTGGTGGCCATCTGCCAGCTAGCCAATCAACCGCAATGGCAGAAGTCACTGAGAGCCGGGCTAACAGTATTAATTAATTATCTGGCCAGAGTGAAGTTGGTCTTTGGCGGTTGTATTTTGCTGCTGCTCATGGCAGTTTGGCTGCTGTGGCCGGTGAATAATCAACTGGAGTTACATTTTATTGATGTGGGCCAGGGTGATAGTACGTTAATCATTACCCCTGCCCAACGTACCATTTTAGTTGATGCCGGCGGCTGGCAGGATGAGCTGATAACCGGCCAAGGGGCGGGCACCAACAGGGTGGTTCCCTATCTGCATCGGTTGGGAATTAATAGTTTAGATGTGTTGGTCATCACCCATCCTCACACTGATCATGCCGGTGGCGCCAGGGCGGTACTCAAAGCCTTTCCCGTCAAACTGGTTGTATTATCCCCCTATGGTTTCGGGGTAGGGGATGAGGTGGATGATGGCTATGAAATATTGCTAAGGGAAATGAAGGAGCAAGGTATTGCCCACAGTACCGCCGTTGCCGGAGACCAATTAAAGGTTGACGGACTAGTTAACATAAAATTCCTATCCCCGGCACAAAAATACGATCATACCCGCTCAGACGCCAACAACAGTAGTTTAGTTTTCCGCCTTGATTACCTCCAACGCAGTGCACTTTATACCGGAGATATCGAAGAGGAGGCGGAGCGGGACTTGGTGCAAAACAATGCCTTGACTCCCATTGAAGTTCTGAAAGTACCCCATCATGGCAGCGGTTATTTTTACCATGGTTTCTTTGCCCAACTAAAGCCCAAAATTGCGGTGATTTCCGCCGGAGCAGGTAACCGTTTCGGCCATCCCGCTCCTAAAACATTGGAAGAATTACAAGGTCTGGGCAGCCGGGTCTACCGGACGGATCAGCAGGGGGCAATTGTTTTAACTACCGATGGAGAAACCTGGCGGGTGAAAACGGGGAAGTGA